The Candidatus Krumholzibacteriia bacterium genome includes a region encoding these proteins:
- the ctaD gene encoding cytochrome c oxidase subunit I has protein sequence MANHARVADATTVDFYKFQGRFSGLASWIFSTDHKRIGLMYLILMTAFFGIGMTLGFLMRLELMAPGRTIVDAQTYNSIFTLHGVIMVFLFVIPGLSASLGNFMLPIMIGAKDVQFPRLNLLSWWLFVGGALLAVTALFTGGGPPDTGWTFYAPYSIRTGTNVTLAAFAVFVLGFSSILTGLNFVTTIHRMRAPGMTFFRMPLFVWAVYSTGWLQVIATPIIGITLVLIMVERSFGIGVFDPIKGGDPILYQHLFWIYSHPAVYIMILPALGAISEMISVHARRTIFGYSFIALSSVAIALFGSIVWAHHMFVSGNSMVANFVFSLLTMIVAIPSAVKVFNWVATLYRGSIQLETPMLYSLSFIFLFMIGGFTGMMLGVLSIDVHVHDTYFVVGHFHYVIFGGLGFSLFGALHHWYPKMFGRMYQQLPSKISWVLVFVGFNVLYLPMFMLGWEGMPRRYYDYLPEFHKWHLVSTIGSWIMIAGILIMFTNLIRSLRNGPVCTEPNPWGGGRTLEWTIPSPPPLENFNEIPTITRGPYDPAPVEAK, from the coding sequence ATGGCAAATCACGCGCGGGTTGCCGACGCCACGACCGTGGACTTCTACAAGTTCCAGGGCCGCTTCTCGGGACTCGCTTCCTGGATATTCTCCACCGATCACAAGCGGATCGGCCTGATGTATCTGATCCTGATGACGGCGTTCTTCGGCATCGGGATGACGCTGGGCTTTCTGATGCGCCTGGAATTGATGGCCCCGGGCCGCACCATCGTCGACGCGCAGACCTACAACTCCATCTTCACCCTGCACGGGGTGATCATGGTGTTTCTGTTCGTGATCCCCGGACTGTCCGCCTCGCTCGGCAACTTCATGCTCCCCATCATGATCGGGGCCAAGGATGTGCAGTTCCCGCGCCTCAATCTGCTGTCCTGGTGGCTCTTTGTGGGCGGCGCCCTGCTGGCGGTGACCGCGCTCTTCACCGGTGGCGGGCCACCGGACACCGGCTGGACCTTCTACGCGCCGTACAGCATTCGCACCGGGACCAACGTGACGCTGGCCGCGTTCGCCGTTTTCGTGCTCGGCTTCTCGTCCATTCTCACCGGGCTCAACTTCGTCACCACCATCCACCGCATGCGCGCGCCGGGGATGACCTTCTTCCGCATGCCGTTGTTCGTGTGGGCGGTGTACTCCACGGGCTGGTTGCAGGTGATCGCGACGCCCATCATTGGCATAACGCTGGTGCTGATCATGGTGGAGCGGTCGTTCGGGATCGGCGTGTTCGATCCGATCAAGGGCGGAGATCCGATTCTCTACCAGCACCTGTTCTGGATCTACTCGCACCCCGCGGTCTACATCATGATTCTGCCAGCGCTGGGCGCGATTTCAGAGATGATCTCGGTTCATGCGCGGCGCACGATCTTTGGTTACTCGTTCATCGCGCTGTCCAGTGTCGCCATTGCGTTGTTCGGATCGATCGTCTGGGCCCACCACATGTTCGTGAGCGGCAACAGCATGGTGGCGAACTTCGTCTTCTCGCTGCTGACGATGATCGTCGCCATACCCAGCGCGGTAAAGGTCTTCAACTGGGTGGCCACGCTCTACCGGGGCTCGATTCAGCTGGAGACGCCCATGCTGTACTCGCTGTCCTTCATCTTCCTGTTCATGATCGGCGGGTTCACGGGAATGATGCTGGGCGTGCTTTCCATCGACGTCCACGTGCACGACACCTACTTCGTGGTGGGGCACTTCCACTACGTGATCTTCGGCGGCCTCGGCTTCTCGCTGTTTGGCGCGCTGCACCACTGGTACCCCAAGATGTTCGGCCGCATGTACCAACAGTTGCCGTCGAAGATCTCCTGGGTGCTGGTCTTCGTGGGTTTCAACGTTCTCTATCTGCCCATGTTCATGCTGGGCTGGGAGGGAATGCCGCGCCGCTACTACGACTACCTGCCCGAGTTCCACAAGTGGCACCTCGTGTCCACCATCGGCTCGTGGATCATGATCGCGGGCATCCTGATCATGTTCACCAACCTGATCCGCTCGCTCCGGAACGGGCCGGTGTGCACGGAGCCGAACCCGTGGGGCGGCGGGCGCACGCTGGAGTGGACGATTCCGTCGCCGCCGCCGCTGGAGAACTTCAACGAGATTCCGACCATCACCCGCGGTCCCTATGATCCCGCGCCTGTGGAGGCCAAATGA
- a CDS encoding SCO family protein has translation MEQSPIRLLISLLIAVVPFADAAVASREPIPAAEVGLNEHLGERVPLDLRFVSETGDTVVLGDLIDRPTIVSLVYYTCPSICRPLLNEVAGTLGKLGSVDMVPNRDYRVVTISFDQFDSPAGSSRLKDEYYRQLPGAFPRDAWTFLTADSATIARFTNAVGFGFRRNADDPNFAHPTSLIVLAPDGKITRYLVGAEYLPLDIKLALIEAREGRVGATIVKFYKFCFSYDPSGQKFVLNATRVVGLSTLVGVAAIVVFVTASGRRRKEKVH, from the coding sequence TTGGAACAGTCCCCGATACGTCTCCTTATATCGCTCCTGATCGCCGTCGTGCCGTTTGCGGACGCCGCCGTGGCGTCGCGCGAGCCCATTCCCGCGGCGGAAGTGGGCCTGAACGAGCACCTGGGTGAGCGGGTTCCGCTCGATCTGCGTTTCGTCTCCGAGACCGGCGACACGGTTGTGCTGGGCGATCTCATCGACCGGCCCACCATTGTGTCGCTCGTCTACTACACCTGCCCCTCGATCTGCCGGCCGCTGCTCAACGAAGTCGCGGGAACGCTGGGCAAGCTCGGATCGGTGGACATGGTGCCCAATCGCGACTACCGCGTGGTGACCATCAGCTTCGACCAGTTCGACAGTCCGGCCGGATCATCGCGCCTCAAGGACGAGTACTACCGCCAGTTGCCGGGGGCGTTTCCGCGCGATGCATGGACGTTTCTCACCGCCGACTCCGCCACGATTGCGCGTTTCACCAATGCGGTTGGCTTCGGGTTTCGGCGCAACGCGGACGATCCCAACTTTGCGCACCCCACGTCGCTCATCGTGCTGGCCCCGGACGGGAAGATCACCCGCTACCTGGTGGGCGCCGAGTATCTGCCCCTCGACATCAAACTCGCGCTCATCGAGGCCCGTGAAGGCCGCGTGGGCGCCACCATCGTGAAGTTCTACAAGTTCTGCTTCAGCTACGACCCGAGCGGGCAGAAGTTCGTGCTCAACGCAACCCGCGTGGTGGGGCTGAGCACACTGGTGGGTGTTGCCGCGATCGTTGTGTTCGTCACGGCGTCGGGTCGGCGCCGCAAGGAGAAGGTGCATTAG
- a CDS encoding thioredoxin domain-containing protein produces the protein MHSPSDSTRNRLALEKSPYLLQHASNPVDWYPWGDEAFEVAKRENKPVFLSIGYSTCHWCHVMEHESFEDPEVAALLNRAFVCIKVDREERPDIDHVYMTVCQMMTGSGGWPLTLLLTPQREPFFAATYIPREALMTFVPRVEAAWRDQNDAVRSDAGRVSGLLRQSMTAAAGEEIGAEVLQRAYQELGARFDSTHAGFGTRPKFPTPHNLLFLLRYWKRSGEAWPLEMVTRTLDAMRNGGIYDQVGFGFHRYSTDAAWLVPHFEKMLYDQALLMMAYTQAWQATGNPHYRAVAEEIATYVMRDLSSPGGGFCSAEDADSEGEEGKFYVWTLEELRDVLGGDAARIAAVYGASQEGNFAEEASGRHTGANILHLPRAIDETAAELGVPAEELRAATESARRKLLEARSSRVRPHLDDKVLTDWNGLMIAALAGCGRALDRPDLVARAASSANFVRRSGLLDGDRLLHRWRDGEAAIPGMLDDYAFFTWGLLELYEATYEVHYLELANLLAARMHGSFADGAGGYFMTAGSAEALLVRPREAYDGAMPSGNSVAMAVMARLARLTGDMTWDAHARDVGRAFHAQISAAPMAHTYALVAADFLVGPTMELVIAGEVGAPGTEAMRREADRRFLPHLVTVFRPATGADRVIALAPYVREQVAQGGAATAYLCRNFACELPITDPAELGRRLDAPLR, from the coding sequence ATGCACAGCCCGTCCGACTCGACCCGCAACCGCCTGGCGTTGGAGAAGAGCCCCTACCTCCTGCAACACGCCAGCAATCCGGTGGACTGGTATCCATGGGGTGACGAGGCGTTCGAGGTGGCGAAGCGTGAGAACAAGCCTGTGTTTCTCTCCATCGGCTATTCCACCTGTCACTGGTGCCACGTGATGGAACACGAGTCGTTCGAGGACCCGGAAGTGGCGGCGTTGCTCAACCGTGCCTTCGTGTGCATCAAGGTGGACCGCGAGGAGCGGCCCGACATCGATCACGTGTACATGACCGTGTGTCAGATGATGACGGGCAGCGGTGGTTGGCCACTCACGCTGCTGCTCACGCCGCAGCGCGAACCCTTCTTTGCGGCAACGTACATTCCGCGCGAGGCGCTGATGACCTTCGTGCCGCGGGTGGAGGCGGCCTGGCGGGACCAGAACGACGCGGTGCGCAGCGATGCCGGCCGCGTGTCCGGGCTGTTGCGCCAGTCGATGACCGCCGCCGCGGGGGAGGAAATCGGCGCCGAGGTGCTGCAGCGCGCCTACCAGGAATTGGGCGCGCGCTTCGACTCCACCCACGCCGGTTTTGGCACGCGTCCCAAGTTTCCCACACCGCACAACCTGCTGTTCCTGCTGCGCTACTGGAAGCGTTCCGGCGAGGCGTGGCCGCTGGAGATGGTGACACGAACGCTGGACGCGATGCGCAACGGCGGCATCTACGACCAGGTGGGATTTGGATTCCACCGCTACTCGACGGACGCCGCGTGGCTCGTGCCACACTTCGAAAAAATGCTCTACGACCAGGCACTGCTCATGATGGCGTACACGCAGGCCTGGCAGGCGACGGGGAACCCGCACTACCGCGCGGTTGCGGAGGAAATCGCCACCTACGTGATGCGCGACCTGTCGTCGCCCGGCGGCGGGTTCTGTTCGGCGGAGGATGCGGACAGCGAGGGCGAGGAGGGGAAGTTCTACGTGTGGACGCTGGAGGAATTACGCGACGTGCTGGGCGGGGACGCCGCGCGCATCGCGGCGGTATACGGTGCGAGCCAGGAAGGGAACTTCGCCGAAGAGGCCAGCGGACGGCACACGGGAGCCAACATCCTGCACCTGCCGCGCGCCATCGACGAGACCGCGGCCGAACTCGGCGTGCCGGCGGAGGAATTGCGCGCCGCGACGGAGTCGGCCCGCCGCAAGCTGCTCGAGGCGCGTTCCTCGCGCGTGCGCCCGCACCTCGACGACAAGGTGCTCACGGACTGGAACGGCCTGATGATTGCCGCGCTGGCCGGCTGCGGCCGCGCACTGGATCGCCCGGATCTGGTGGCGCGCGCCGCGTCGTCGGCCAACTTCGTGCGCCGCTCGGGACTCCTCGACGGCGATCGTCTGCTGCACCGCTGGCGCGACGGTGAAGCCGCCATCCCGGGGATGCTGGATGACTACGCCTTTTTCACGTGGGGACTCCTCGAGCTCTACGAGGCCACCTACGAAGTGCACTATCTCGAACTGGCCAATCTCCTCGCGGCGCGCATGCACGGATCGTTCGCCGACGGGGCGGGCGGCTACTTCATGACCGCGGGTAGCGCGGAGGCCCTGCTGGTTCGGCCCCGCGAGGCATACGATGGCGCGATGCCGTCCGGCAATTCGGTGGCAATGGCGGTCATGGCGCGTCTGGCGCGGCTCACCGGCGACATGACCTGGGACGCGCACGCCCGCGACGTGGGGCGGGCGTTTCATGCGCAGATCTCGGCGGCCCCGATGGCGCACACCTACGCGTTGGTCGCCGCCGACTTCCTGGTGGGACCGACCATGGAACTGGTGATCGCCGGGGAGGTGGGCGCCCCCGGGACCGAGGCCATGCGGCGCGAGGCCGACCGGCGGTTTCTTCCCCACCTGGTCACGGTGTTCCGGCCCGCCACCGGCGCGGATCGCGTGATCGCGCTGGCACCCTACGTGCGCGAGCAGGTCGCGCAGGGCGGGGCGGCGACTGCCTACCTGTGCCGTAATTTTGCCTGCGAGCTGCCGATAACCGACCCCGCCGAGCTCGGCCGGCGCCTGGACGCGCCGCTCAGGTGA
- a CDS encoding penicillin-binding protein activator LpoB, which yields MVKGTLAVTILLTAVMMGCSGGKQVTRIDPGEQVDLSGRWNDTDSRLVSEEMIADCMSRPWKSQHMMKEGKRPIIIVGTIRNKSTEHIAVGTFIGDIERAFINSGEAEMVASAEEREQIRDERADQQQYSSEETMAKWGREHGADYMLGGVINSIEDQEGGDMVVFYQVDLNLIDLESNSKVWQGQKKIKKYISNSGHKL from the coding sequence ATGGTCAAAGGAACTCTTGCAGTGACGATTCTTCTGACGGCGGTAATGATGGGGTGTTCGGGTGGCAAGCAGGTTACGCGCATCGATCCCGGTGAGCAGGTCGACCTGTCGGGCCGCTGGAACGACACGGATTCGCGCCTGGTCTCCGAGGAGATGATCGCAGACTGCATGTCACGCCCCTGGAAGTCGCAGCACATGATGAAGGAGGGCAAGCGCCCCATCATCATCGTCGGCACCATTCGCAACAAGTCCACCGAGCACATCGCCGTGGGCACCTTCATCGGCGACATCGAGCGCGCCTTCATCAACTCCGGCGAGGCGGAGATGGTGGCGAGTGCCGAGGAGCGCGAACAGATCCGCGACGAACGCGCCGACCAGCAGCAGTACTCCAGCGAGGAGACCATGGCCAAGTGGGGCCGGGAACACGGCGCGGATTACATGCTCGGGGGCGTGATCAACAGCATCGAAGACCAGGAAGGCGGCGACATGGTCGTGTTCTACCAGGTGGATCTCAACCTGATCGACCTGGAATCGAACTCGAAGGTGTGGCAGGGCCAGAAGAAGATAAAGAAGTATATCTCCAACTCGGGTCACAAGCTCTAG